From one Pseudomonas sp. S35 genomic stretch:
- a CDS encoding TSUP family transporter: MPFELSVDLTTLAILAAVAFVAGFIDAIAGGGGLLTTPALLTAGMPPHLVLGTNKLSSTFGSATASFTFYRRKLFHPRQWVHAIVGTLIGALTGAVVAHYLPAETLNKMLPVIVFGCGLYLLFGGTPKAALDNDAPIKKKWQSTQGFGLGFYDGVAGPGTGAFWTVSTMLLHPIDLVKASGVARSMNFVSNAAALSVFIFNGSVDWIVGLAMGVSVMCGAFFGARSAISGGAKFIRPVFITVVLGLTVRLAWQHWFSVA, from the coding sequence ATGCCCTTCGAACTCAGCGTTGACCTCACCACCCTCGCCATTCTCGCCGCCGTGGCCTTTGTCGCCGGCTTTATCGACGCCATCGCCGGCGGCGGCGGCCTGCTCACCACGCCCGCCCTGCTCACCGCCGGCATGCCGCCGCACCTGGTGCTGGGCACCAACAAGCTCAGTTCCACGTTCGGCTCGGCCACCGCCAGCTTTACCTTCTACCGCCGCAAGCTGTTCCATCCGCGCCAGTGGGTGCATGCCATCGTTGGCACGTTGATCGGTGCGTTGACCGGTGCGGTGGTCGCCCATTACCTGCCCGCCGAAACCCTGAACAAGATGCTCCCGGTGATCGTCTTCGGCTGCGGCTTGTACCTGCTGTTTGGCGGCACGCCCAAGGCGGCGCTGGATAACGACGCGCCGATCAAGAAGAAATGGCAGTCCACCCAAGGCTTCGGCCTGGGGTTCTACGATGGCGTGGCCGGCCCCGGCACCGGCGCGTTCTGGACCGTCAGCACCATGCTGCTGCACCCCATCGACCTGGTGAAGGCCAGCGGCGTGGCGCGCAGCATGAACTTCGTCAGCAACGCGGCGGCGCTGTCGGTGTTTATTTTCAACGGTTCGGTGGACTGGATCGTCGGCCTGGCGATGGGCGTGTCGGTGATGTGTGGCGCGTTCTTTGGCGCACGCAGCGCAATCAGCGGCGGCGCCAAATTCATTCGTCCGGTGTTTATCACCGTGGTCCTCGGCCTGACAGTGCGCCTAGCCTGGCAGCACTGGTTCAGCGTGGCCTAA
- a CDS encoding ribonucleotide-diphosphate reductase subunit beta, which produces MLSWDEVDNEDTGAAVIKGANAGHASEANMDRLDGAGAAAALEARNVTANDSAAIIRAKAALDKLDVAEGLAELEGSAARVAVDEKRMINCRADLNQLVPFKYDWAWQKYLDGCANHWMPQEVNMTADIALWKNPEGLTDDERRIVMRNLGFFSTADSLVANNLVLAVYRLITNPECRQYILRQAFEEAIHTHAYQYCIESLAMDEGEIFNMYHEIPSVAKKAAWGLKYTRSISDPKFETGTVETDKELLRNLVAYYCVLEGIFFYCGFTQILSMGRRNKMTGVAEQFQYILRDESMHLNFGIDVINQIKIENPHLWDAEMKEEATQMILQGTQLEIEYARDTMPRGVLGMNAAMMEDYLKFIANRRLSQIGLKEEYPGTTNPFPWMSEIMDLKKEKNFFETRVIEYQTGGALSWD; this is translated from the coding sequence ATGCTGAGTTGGGATGAAGTCGACAACGAAGACACCGGTGCAGCGGTGATCAAGGGCGCCAACGCAGGCCACGCCAGCGAAGCCAACATGGACCGTCTCGACGGTGCCGGGGCCGCCGCCGCGCTGGAAGCACGCAACGTGACCGCCAACGACTCCGCTGCCATCATCCGCGCCAAGGCCGCCCTCGACAAACTCGACGTCGCCGAAGGCCTCGCCGAGCTGGAAGGCTCCGCCGCCCGTGTCGCCGTTGACGAAAAGCGCATGATCAACTGCCGCGCCGACCTCAACCAACTCGTGCCCTTCAAGTACGACTGGGCCTGGCAGAAGTACCTCGACGGCTGCGCCAACCACTGGATGCCGCAAGAGGTCAACATGACCGCCGACATCGCCCTGTGGAAAAACCCCGAAGGCCTGACCGACGACGAGCGCCGCATCGTCATGCGCAACCTCGGCTTCTTCTCCACCGCCGACTCCCTGGTTGCCAACAACCTGGTGCTGGCCGTGTACCGCCTGATCACCAACCCGGAATGCCGCCAGTACATCCTGCGCCAGGCCTTCGAAGAGGCGATCCACACCCACGCCTACCAGTACTGCATCGAATCGCTGGCCATGGATGAAGGCGAGATCTTCAACATGTACCACGAGATCCCGTCGGTCGCTAAGAAAGCTGCGTGGGGCCTGAAGTACACCCGCTCCATCTCCGATCCGAAGTTCGAAACCGGCACCGTCGAGACTGATAAAGAGCTGCTGCGCAACCTGGTCGCCTACTACTGCGTCCTGGAAGGCATCTTCTTCTATTGCGGCTTCACCCAGATCCTGTCCATGGGCCGCCGCAACAAAATGACCGGCGTGGCCGAGCAGTTCCAGTACATCCTGCGCGACGAGTCGATGCACCTGAACTTCGGTATCGACGTGATCAACCAGATCAAAATCGAAAACCCACACCTGTGGGATGCCGAGATGAAGGAAGAAGCGACCCAGATGATCCTGCAAGGGACCCAGCTGGAGATTGAATACGCTCGCGATACCATGCCGCGCGGCGTGCTGGGCATGAACGCGGCGATGATGGAGGACTACCTCAAGTTCATCGCCAACCGTCGCCTGTCGCAGATTGGCTTGAAAGAAGAGTATCCAGGCACGACCAACCCGTTCCCTTGGATGAGCGAGATCATGGACTTGAAGAAAGAGAAGAACTTCTTTGAGACCCGTGTGATCGAGTACCAGACCGGCGGCGCGCTGAGCTGGGACTGA
- a CDS encoding crotonase/enoyl-CoA hydratase family protein, giving the protein MSEYQAFVVEVIGNVAHVQINRPEKINAMNAAFWTEIIDIFQWVDDTDAVRAVVLSGAGKHFSSGIDLMMLASVANAFGKDVGRNARLLRRKILELQASFNAVDNCRKPVLAAIHGYCIGGAIDLISACDMRYAAEDAQFSIKEIDIGMAADVGTLQRLPRIIGDGMLRELAYTGRQFGAEEARSIGLVNRVYPDHAQLLAGVLEIAHQIAAKSPIAVTGTKAMISYMRDHTVNDGLEYVATWNSAMLQSNDLRVAIAAHMSKQTPEFVD; this is encoded by the coding sequence ATGTCCGAATACCAAGCGTTCGTCGTCGAAGTCATTGGCAACGTTGCCCATGTGCAGATCAACCGTCCGGAAAAGATCAACGCGATGAACGCGGCGTTCTGGACCGAGATCATCGATATCTTCCAATGGGTCGACGACACCGACGCCGTGCGCGCCGTGGTTCTCAGCGGCGCCGGCAAGCATTTCTCGTCGGGTATCGACCTGATGATGCTGGCTTCGGTGGCCAATGCCTTTGGCAAGGACGTCGGCCGTAACGCGCGCCTGTTGCGCCGCAAGATCCTGGAACTGCAAGCCTCGTTCAACGCGGTCGATAATTGCCGTAAACCGGTGTTGGCGGCGATCCACGGCTACTGCATCGGCGGTGCCATCGACCTGATCAGCGCCTGCGACATGCGCTACGCCGCCGAGGACGCGCAGTTTTCGATCAAGGAAATCGACATCGGCATGGCCGCCGACGTTGGCACTCTGCAACGCCTGCCGCGCATTATCGGCGACGGCATGCTGCGTGAGTTGGCCTATACCGGCCGCCAGTTCGGCGCCGAGGAAGCGCGCAGCATCGGCCTGGTCAATCGGGTCTATCCCGATCACGCGCAATTGCTGGCCGGTGTGTTGGAAATCGCCCATCAGATCGCCGCCAAGTCGCCGATTGCCGTGACTGGCACCAAGGCCATGATCAGCTACATGCGTGACCACACGGTCAATGACGGTCTGGAATACGTTGCCACCTGGAACTCGGCTATGTTGCAATCCAACGACCTGCGCGTGGCCATCGCGGCCCATATGAGTAAGCAGACACCCGAATTCGTGGATTGA
- the pcsA gene encoding phosphatidylcholine synthase, producing MISTLHVARIKAWGAHGFTATGVVLAFLATLALLENSPKACLLWLGLALVVDGVDGSLARRVNVSTVLPSFDGSVLDLVIDYLTYVFIPALFIYRYIDLPEFTHLFTVSVILVSSLFCFCNVNMKSKDNYFVGFPAAWNVVALCVYIIQPDAWVTLLTVIGLALLTITPMKFLHPFRVKRFMPINIAVTTIWLLCSFLMVVDYPNTNPWTFGLWSLMSAYFLGICIWRTALEWLGTHK from the coding sequence GTGATATCGACCCTGCATGTAGCCAGAATAAAAGCCTGGGGCGCCCACGGCTTTACCGCCACGGGCGTAGTCCTGGCATTCCTGGCCACCCTGGCGCTGCTGGAGAACTCACCCAAGGCCTGCCTGTTGTGGCTGGGCCTGGCACTCGTGGTAGACGGCGTCGACGGCTCCCTGGCGCGCCGAGTGAATGTCAGCACGGTCTTGCCCAGCTTTGACGGCTCGGTACTGGACTTGGTGATCGACTACCTCACCTATGTGTTCATTCCGGCATTGTTTATCTATCGCTACATCGACCTGCCGGAATTTACCCACCTGTTTACGGTGTCGGTGATCCTGGTCTCGTCGTTGTTCTGCTTCTGCAACGTCAACATGAAGAGCAAGGACAACTACTTCGTCGGCTTCCCCGCCGCCTGGAACGTGGTTGCCTTGTGCGTGTACATCATCCAGCCGGACGCCTGGGTGACACTGCTGACCGTGATCGGCCTGGCATTGCTGACCATCACGCCCATGAAGTTCCTGCACCCGTTCCGGGTCAAGCGCTTCATGCCGATCAACATCGCCGTGACCACGATCTGGTTACTGTGCAGCTTTTTGATGGTGGTGGACTACCCGAATACCAACCCGTGGACGTTTGGGTTGTGGTCGCTGATGTCGGCGTATTTCCTGGGGATTTGCATCTGGCGCACCGCGCTGGAGTGGCTGGGAACCCACAAATAA
- a CDS encoding MetQ/NlpA family ABC transporter substrate-binding protein, whose amino-acid sequence MLKTTALTLAALLASLSVSAADALRVAADPIPHAQILEYVQKLDPSLKLKIIEIPSGVNSNELLAHGDVDANYFQHLPYLNSQEQALGQKFAVAATVHIEPLGIYSRRHTRFDQVPDKGTVAVPNNVTNLSRALYLLQANGLITLKPGFNDAAKDQATPKDIAENPKHLKILEIESPQIPRALDDVDLAVINGNFALEAGLEPSKDALGLEQAKGNPYANILVTTPKLAQDPRIQQLANDLRSPAVAKFITEKYAGSVIPVAVE is encoded by the coding sequence ATGTTGAAAACAACCGCACTTACCCTGGCGGCCTTGCTGGCCTCACTCAGTGTCTCGGCCGCCGATGCATTGCGCGTGGCCGCCGACCCTATCCCCCACGCGCAGATCCTTGAGTACGTGCAAAAGCTCGACCCGAGCCTGAAGCTGAAGATCATCGAAATCCCCAGCGGCGTGAACTCCAACGAGCTGTTGGCCCATGGCGATGTCGACGCCAACTACTTCCAGCACCTGCCGTACCTCAACTCCCAGGAGCAGGCCCTCGGCCAGAAGTTCGCCGTGGCCGCTACGGTGCATATCGAGCCGCTGGGCATCTACTCCCGCCGTCACACCCGCTTTGACCAAGTGCCGGACAAGGGCACGGTCGCCGTCCCCAATAACGTCACCAACCTCAGCCGTGCGCTGTACCTGTTGCAAGCCAACGGCTTGATCACACTCAAGCCCGGCTTCAACGATGCCGCCAAGGACCAGGCCACGCCCAAGGACATTGCCGAAAACCCCAAGCACCTGAAGATCCTGGAGATTGAGTCGCCGCAAATTCCTCGCGCCCTGGATGATGTAGACCTGGCCGTGATCAACGGCAACTTCGCCCTGGAAGCCGGACTGGAGCCGTCCAAGGATGCGCTGGGGCTGGAGCAGGCCAAGGGCAACCCGTACGCAAATATCCTGGTCACCACGCCCAAGCTGGCGCAAGACCCGCGCATCCAGCAACTGGCCAACGACCTGCGCTCGCCAGCGGTGGCCAAGTTCATTACCGAGAAGTACGCCGGCTCGGTGATCCCGGTGGCGGTCGAATGA
- a CDS encoding isopenicillin N synthase family oxygenase, translating to MAHVQSITTLPLLDLSQLDGTAQQRQQFLDELRLAARHIGFFYLTGHGIDAALLAEVQQQARAFFALPEADKLAVGMLNSPHFRGYNRAASEITRGQPDLREQFDVGAEREPLAVAGHPAAWARLQGPNQWPAALPQLKPLVLGWQQAMTQMALRLLRAFAQALSLPENAFDALYGDKPNEHIKLIRYPGRHAQQSRQGVGAHKDSGFLSFLLQDQQAGLQVEVEEGRWIDASPRPDTLVVNIGELLELASNGYLRATVHRVVSPPVGSERLSLAFFLGAQLDAVVPVYQLAPQLLRDAHGPESDPRNPLLRDVGWNYLKGRLRSHPDVAQRFYADATLPQALSA from the coding sequence ATGGCCCACGTGCAGTCAATCACCACCTTGCCGTTGCTGGACCTGTCGCAACTCGATGGCACCGCGCAGCAACGCCAGCAGTTTCTCGACGAACTGCGCCTGGCGGCGCGGCATATCGGGTTTTTCTACCTCACCGGCCACGGCATCGACGCGGCGCTGCTGGCCGAGGTGCAGCAACAGGCGCGGGCATTTTTTGCCTTGCCCGAGGCCGACAAGCTGGCGGTGGGCATGCTCAACTCGCCGCATTTTCGCGGCTACAACCGTGCAGCGTCAGAGATCACCCGCGGCCAGCCGGACCTGCGCGAGCAGTTCGACGTCGGCGCAGAGCGCGAGCCCCTAGCTGTGGCCGGGCACCCGGCCGCCTGGGCACGGCTGCAAGGTCCCAACCAATGGCCGGCGGCTTTGCCTCAACTCAAGCCCTTGGTGCTCGGTTGGCAGCAAGCGATGACGCAGATGGCCCTGCGCCTGCTGCGCGCCTTCGCCCAGGCCTTGTCCCTGCCGGAAAATGCCTTCGACGCGCTGTACGGCGACAAACCCAACGAACATATCAAGCTGATCCGCTACCCCGGCCGTCACGCCCAGCAAAGCCGCCAAGGCGTCGGTGCGCACAAGGATTCCGGTTTCCTCAGCTTTTTGCTGCAAGACCAGCAGGCCGGTTTGCAGGTGGAAGTGGAAGAGGGCCGCTGGATCGATGCGTCACCGCGCCCCGACACGTTGGTGGTGAACATCGGCGAACTGCTCGAACTGGCCAGCAACGGTTATCTGCGCGCCACCGTGCACCGCGTAGTGTCGCCACCAGTGGGCAGCGAGCGCTTGTCCCTGGCATTTTTCCTCGGTGCGCAACTGGATGCGGTGGTGCCGGTGTACCAACTGGCGCCCCAGCTGTTGCGCGATGCCCACGGCCCCGAGAGCGATCCGCGCAACCCGTTGCTGCGTGACGTGGGCTGGAACTACCTCAAGGGCCGCCTGCGCTCGCACCCCGATGTCGCCCAACGTTTCTATGCCGACGCCACGCTACCCCAAGCACTGTCCGCCTGA
- the mdeB gene encoding alpha-ketoglutarate dehydrogenase — MNGFANAVNHTVLDQPELDEWRDALASLVANAGPERARQVLDLLAREGSAAHIDWKPRHGTPYINSISVAQQPAFPGDLATEERLASLVRWNALAMVVRANQAYGELGGHIASYASAADLFEVGFNHFFRARNDGNGGDLVFYQPHCAPGIYARAFLEGRLSEDDLAHYRQELGGPKAGARGLSSYPHPWLMPDFWQFPTGSMGIGPISSIFQARFMRYLQHRGLQDTTERHVWGVFGDGEMDEPESMSALTLAAREGLDNLTWVVNCNLQRLDGPVRGNGRIIDELEALFVGAGWNVIKLVWGSDWDALLAKDTDGSLVNTLSNTVDGQFQTFAAKDGAYNREHFFGQSESLARLVEGMSDEQIDRLKRGGHDMVKIHAAYHAARGVKGKPTVILAQTKKGFGMGEAGQGKMTTHQQKKLDRDALIAFRNRFQLPLSDEQTQSLSFFKPDEASLELRYLHQRRQALGGYVPSRSQAAAPVSVPAVAGYAGFATHAAGKEMSTTMAFVRMLTHLLKDKALGPRIVPIVADEARTFGMANLFKQIGIYSSVGQRYEPEDIGSILSYREATDGQILEEGISEASAISSWVAAATSYSVHGLRMLPFYIYYSMFGFQRVGDLIWAAADQRARGFLLGATAGRTTLGGEGLQHQDGSSHLTAATVPNCRAYDPAFAGEFAVILDHGMRQMLEHDVDEFYYVTLMNENYPQPSLPEGVEAAIIKGMYRLEGAPEAKVRLLGSGTLVREAQAAAQLLAEDWQVASEVYSVTSFSELAREARDVERWNRLHPGAGKRVSHLNNCLPSGTPVVAVSDYVRAVPQMIASYLGDSYTVLGTDGFGRSDTRAALRDFFEVDRYHIVLAALTALVEQGGLDRQVCQEAIERYALQSDREPSWT; from the coding sequence ATGAACGGTTTCGCGAATGCAGTGAATCACACAGTCTTGGACCAGCCCGAGCTGGACGAGTGGCGCGACGCCCTGGCCTCGCTGGTGGCCAACGCCGGCCCTGAGCGCGCGCGCCAAGTCCTTGACCTGCTGGCCCGTGAGGGCAGCGCCGCGCACATCGACTGGAAACCGCGCCACGGCACGCCCTATATCAATAGCATCAGCGTCGCGCAGCAGCCGGCCTTTCCCGGCGACCTGGCCACCGAAGAACGCCTGGCCTCGCTGGTGCGCTGGAACGCCTTGGCTATGGTGGTGCGCGCCAACCAAGCCTATGGCGAACTCGGCGGCCATATCGCCAGCTACGCCAGTGCCGCGGATTTGTTTGAAGTGGGCTTCAACCATTTTTTCCGTGCGCGCAATGACGGCAATGGCGGCGACCTGGTGTTCTACCAACCCCATTGCGCGCCTGGCATTTACGCAAGGGCCTTCCTGGAAGGGCGCTTGAGTGAAGACGACCTGGCTCACTATCGCCAGGAACTCGGCGGTCCCAAGGCCGGCGCGCGCGGGCTGTCGAGCTACCCGCACCCCTGGCTGATGCCGGACTTCTGGCAGTTCCCCACCGGTTCAATGGGTATCGGTCCCATCAGCTCGATTTTCCAGGCGCGCTTTATGCGTTACCTGCAGCATCGCGGCCTGCAGGACACCACCGAGCGTCACGTGTGGGGCGTGTTCGGCGACGGTGAAATGGACGAGCCGGAAAGCATGTCAGCCCTCACCCTGGCAGCCCGCGAAGGCCTGGACAACCTGACCTGGGTGGTCAACTGCAACCTGCAACGCCTCGACGGCCCAGTGCGTGGCAATGGGCGCATCATCGACGAACTGGAGGCATTGTTCGTCGGCGCCGGCTGGAACGTGATCAAGCTGGTATGGGGCTCGGACTGGGATGCGTTGCTGGCCAAAGACACCGACGGGTCGCTGGTCAACACCTTGTCGAACACCGTGGACGGGCAATTCCAGACCTTCGCTGCCAAGGACGGCGCCTATAACCGTGAGCACTTCTTCGGCCAGAGCGAGTCACTGGCGCGGCTGGTCGAGGGCATGAGCGATGAGCAGATCGACCGACTCAAACGCGGTGGTCACGACATGGTCAAGATTCACGCCGCCTACCACGCGGCTCGCGGGGTCAAGGGCAAGCCCACGGTGATCCTGGCCCAGACCAAGAAGGGTTTCGGTATGGGGGAAGCCGGGCAGGGCAAGATGACCACTCACCAACAGAAGAAACTGGATCGTGACGCGTTGATCGCCTTTCGCAATCGTTTCCAGCTGCCGCTGTCGGATGAGCAGACCCAATCCCTGAGTTTCTTCAAACCGGACGAAGCCAGCCTGGAGTTGCGCTACCTGCACCAGCGGCGTCAGGCGCTGGGTGGTTATGTGCCGAGCCGTAGCCAGGCGGCTGCGCCCGTCAGCGTGCCAGCGGTGGCGGGCTACGCCGGGTTTGCCACGCACGCGGCGGGCAAGGAAATGTCCACCACAATGGCCTTCGTGCGCATGCTCACCCACCTGCTCAAGGACAAGGCGCTGGGCCCGCGCATCGTGCCCATCGTCGCAGACGAGGCGCGTACCTTCGGCATGGCCAACCTGTTCAAGCAGATAGGCATCTATTCCAGCGTCGGCCAGCGCTATGAGCCGGAAGACATCGGCTCGATCCTTAGCTACCGCGAAGCCACCGACGGGCAGATCCTCGAAGAAGGTATCAGCGAGGCCAGCGCCATCAGCAGCTGGGTTGCGGCGGCGACGAGTTATTCGGTACATGGCCTGCGCATGTTGCCGTTCTACATCTATTACTCGATGTTCGGCTTCCAGCGTGTCGGCGACCTGATCTGGGCCGCCGCCGACCAGCGCGCCCGCGGCTTCCTACTGGGCGCCACCGCCGGGCGCACCACCCTGGGCGGCGAAGGATTGCAGCATCAGGACGGCAGCAGCCATCTCACGGCCGCCACGGTGCCGAACTGCCGGGCCTACGATCCGGCGTTTGCCGGCGAGTTCGCGGTGATCCTCGACCACGGTATGCGCCAGATGCTGGAACACGATGTGGACGAGTTCTACTACGTGACCCTGATGAACGAAAACTACCCGCAGCCGAGCCTGCCTGAGGGTGTGGAAGCAGCAATTATCAAAGGTATGTACCGCCTGGAAGGTGCGCCTGAGGCCAAGGTGCGCTTGCTCGGCTCAGGCACCCTGGTGCGTGAAGCCCAGGCGGCCGCGCAGCTGCTGGCAGAGGATTGGCAGGTGGCGAGCGAGGTGTACAGCGTCACCAGCTTCAGCGAACTGGCGCGGGAGGCGCGGGACGTGGAGCGGTGGAACCGCTTGCACCCAGGGGCCGGCAAGCGCGTCAGTCACCTCAATAACTGTTTGCCGAGCGGTACGCCAGTGGTTGCCGTGTCCGACTACGTACGTGCAGTGCCGCAGATGATCGCGTCCTATCTGGGCGACAGCTATACCGTGCTCGGCACCGACGGTTTTGGACGCAGTGATACGCGGGCGGCGTTGCGCGATTTCTTTGAGGTGGATCGTTACCACATCGTATTGGCAGCGCTGACGGCGTTGGTGGAGCAGGGGGGATTGGACAGGCAGGTTTGCCAAGAGGCGATTGAGCGGTACGCGTTGCAGAGCGATCGCGAGCCGTCCTGGACCTGA
- a CDS encoding ATP-binding cassette domain-containing protein codes for MIVVEGISKTYGGGQPAALDNVSLQIADGAIFGIVGRSGAGKSTLLRCLNLLERPTSGRILLDGQDLTLLNDKQLRQQRQRIGMIFQGFNLLHSRNVADNVAVPLEIANVPKAERAARVAELLALVGLSDKAQAFASQLSGGQKQRVGIARALAARPAYLLSDEATSALDPETTASILELLRDINRQLGVTIVLITHELDVVKAICDSAVSLADGRVVESGTLLQLQADPSSRLGRSLAPSLQVVRAV; via the coding sequence ATGATCGTTGTCGAGGGCATCAGCAAAACCTACGGCGGTGGCCAGCCGGCGGCGCTGGATAACGTCTCGTTGCAGATTGCCGATGGCGCGATTTTCGGCATTGTCGGGCGCAGCGGTGCGGGTAAAAGCACCTTGCTGCGTTGCCTGAACCTGCTTGAGCGGCCCACCAGCGGGCGCATCCTGCTCGATGGCCAGGACCTGACCCTGCTCAACGACAAGCAACTGCGCCAGCAACGCCAACGCATCGGCATGATCTTCCAGGGCTTCAACCTGCTGCATTCGCGCAACGTAGCGGATAACGTCGCGGTGCCGCTGGAAATCGCCAACGTGCCGAAGGCCGAGCGCGCCGCGCGGGTCGCAGAGCTGTTGGCCTTGGTGGGGTTGAGCGACAAGGCCCAGGCATTTGCGTCACAGTTGTCCGGCGGGCAGAAGCAGCGCGTCGGCATTGCCCGTGCCTTGGCGGCGCGGCCGGCGTACCTGCTGTCGGATGAAGCCACCAGCGCCCTCGACCCGGAAACCACCGCGTCGATTCTTGAATTGTTGCGCGACATCAACCGGCAACTGGGCGTGACCATCGTGCTGATCACCCACGAACTGGACGTGGTCAAGGCGATCTGCGACAGCGCGGTGTCCCTGGCCGATGGCCGCGTGGTGGAAAGCGGCACGCTGTTGCAACTGCAAGCGGACCCGTCCTCGCGCCTGGGTCGTTCGCTGGCGCCAAGCCTGCAAGTGGTGAGGGCCGTATGA
- the nudC gene encoding NAD(+) diphosphatase — MTPGWITTTLLDNDAPGGWAVARSRDGFLHDTNGPLFPREWLKRQDLSVFAEHGIGHLDGEPVYLLELNSAGEVPGCSWQGLRGFMLQGDHTLYKVLGYAAQVGTWAREHRFCGSCGQAMVQVPRERAMFCQACDLRSYPRISPSMIVLVTRGDEILLARSPRFVTGVYSTLAGFAEPGESAEDCLIREVREEVQVEVKNIQYMGSQCWPFPHSMMLGFHAEYAGGDIVPQADEIEDAQWFNIHDLPPLPASRSIARYLIDLYLARRLGHAEPVLPG, encoded by the coding sequence ATGACCCCAGGCTGGATCACTACAACGCTGCTAGACAACGACGCCCCCGGCGGCTGGGCCGTTGCCCGCAGCCGCGACGGCTTTTTGCATGACACCAACGGCCCGCTGTTCCCTCGGGAGTGGCTCAAGCGCCAGGACCTGTCGGTGTTCGCCGAACATGGCATTGGCCACCTCGACGGTGAGCCGGTGTACTTGCTGGAACTCAACTCGGCGGGCGAAGTACCCGGCTGCAGCTGGCAGGGCCTGCGCGGCTTCATGCTGCAAGGCGATCACACGCTGTACAAAGTGCTCGGGTACGCCGCCCAAGTCGGCACCTGGGCGCGCGAGCATCGGTTTTGCGGCAGTTGCGGCCAAGCGATGGTCCAGGTGCCACGGGAGCGGGCGATGTTCTGCCAGGCCTGTGACCTGCGCAGTTACCCGCGGATCTCGCCGAGCATGATCGTGCTGGTGACCCGTGGCGACGAGATCCTGCTCGCCCGTTCGCCGCGCTTTGTCACCGGCGTGTACAGCACGTTGGCCGGGTTTGCCGAGCCGGGCGAGTCGGCCGAAGACTGCCTGATTCGCGAGGTGCGCGAAGAGGTGCAGGTGGAGGTCAAGAACATCCAGTACATGGGCAGCCAGTGCTGGCCGTTCCCCCATTCGATGATGCTGGGTTTCCACGCTGAATATGCCGGCGGGGATATCGTGCCCCAGGCCGACGAAATCGAGGATGCGCAGTGGTTCAACATCCACGACCTGCCGCCGTTGCCGGCGTCCCGTTCGATTGCGCGCTACCTGATCGACCTGTACCTGGCCCGTCGCTTAGGCCACGCTGAACCAGTGCTGCCAGGCTAG
- a CDS encoding class I SAM-dependent methyltransferase has protein sequence MNPDALATLHAHLLTALASAPAETRRLFHGRGRCWPGLEQLTVDWLQGVVLVALFKETEYLDALKQQLLQIDWAQFGAHTVALQHRYLPQSTTEWLVGEPIDELTITEGGLRFLIDLGKKQNSGLFLDMRYGRNWVREQAKGQRVLNLFAYTCGFSVAAIEGGAEHVVNLDMARGALSRGRDNHRLNGHDLGKVTFLGHDLFKSWAKVTNSGPYDLVIIDPPSFQKGSFLLTKDYQRVLRRLPDLLTSQGTVLACMNDPAFGEDFLIDGVTREAPGLRFVERLENPAEFPDIDPQSGLKALVFRQG, from the coding sequence ATGAACCCAGACGCACTCGCTACCCTGCACGCTCACCTGCTCACCGCCCTGGCCAGCGCCCCCGCTGAAACCCGCCGCCTGTTTCACGGCCGTGGCCGCTGCTGGCCGGGCCTGGAGCAACTGACCGTGGATTGGTTGCAAGGCGTGGTGCTGGTGGCCTTGTTCAAGGAAACCGAATACCTGGACGCCTTGAAGCAGCAGTTGTTGCAGATCGACTGGGCGCAGTTCGGCGCCCACACCGTGGCGCTGCAACATCGCTACCTGCCGCAAAGCACCACCGAGTGGTTGGTGGGCGAGCCCATCGATGAGCTGACCATCACCGAAGGCGGCCTGCGTTTCCTGATTGATCTGGGTAAAAAACAGAACAGCGGGCTGTTCCTCGACATGCGCTACGGCCGCAACTGGGTGCGCGAACAGGCCAAGGGCCAGCGCGTGCTCAACCTGTTTGCCTATACCTGCGGGTTCTCGGTGGCGGCCATCGAAGGCGGCGCCGAGCACGTGGTGAACCTGGACATGGCCCGGGGCGCCCTGAGCCGTGGCCGCGACAACCATCGGCTGAATGGCCATGACCTGGGCAAAGTGACGTTCCTGGGCCATGACCTGTTCAAGTCGTGGGCCAAAGTGACAAACAGCGGCCCCTACGACCTTGTGATCATCGACCCACCGTCCTTCCAGAAAGGCAGCTTCCTGCTGACCAAGGACTATCAGCGCGTCCTACGTCGCTTGCCGGACTTGCTCACGTCACAGGGCACGGTATTGGCGTGCATGAACGACCCGGCCTTTGGCGAAGACTTCCTGATCGACGGCGTCACCCGCGAGGCGCCAGGCCTGCGCTTTGTGGAACGCCTGGAAAACCCAGCGGAATTTCCGGATATTGACCCGCAAAGTGGCTTGAAGGCCTTGGTGTTCCGCCAGGGCTGA